In Lathyrus oleraceus cultivar Zhongwan6 chromosome 2, CAAS_Psat_ZW6_1.0, whole genome shotgun sequence, the DNA window CTCCTCCACCAAACCTTTTCTTGAAATTAGCATACAAGTGCCTAAGACATAATCTATGCTCAATAGTATCAGACAATTCTTCAAATACAGCCACAAGTCCCTGATACAAAatagaaattttttcaacatttaGAGAATAGAATAATTTGCAACAGAAAGATAGAGTTAAATACATACCTTCTGTTGATCAGAGATAAATACATATCTTCTATCCTGACCAATGTCCTCCATTAGTAGTTGTATAAACCATCTCCAACTCTCCTTTGTTTCATTTTCAACCACACCAAATGCCAAAGGGAAGTATTGATCATTAGCATCCCTGCCTACAACAATAAGTAACTGTCCACCATACTTGGTCTTTAAGTGACATCCATCAACCCCCACAAATGGTCTGCATCCATGAATAAAGCCTTTCTTACAGccatcaaaacagaaataaaatgACCCAAACCTTGGTTGTATGGATGGACTAGGTCTTTCTACATTTATCTTCACAGTGTTGCCATGGTTTACCCTTCTTAGTTCTTCTGCATACCTCCATATGGAAGCATACTGATTGTCAGCATCACCTTCAATTATCTTCTTGGCAATTAGCTTAGCCCTCCATGCTTTTGCAACAGTAATACCCACAGAATATGTTTGCCTCATATCTTGGATGATGTCTCTTATCCTGACTGTATCAGAAGTTTGCATCCTCTTTACCACATGCTTGGCCACCCACTTTGAGCTAGCAGACTTGTTGTTCAAAACCCTAGCACATGTGTGCTTATGTACAAGTGTTTTTATAGCAAAAGTCTCCTTGTGGCCCACCTTAGAGCATAAGACTAAAAACCCACATTTATGCTTACACACCACCCTTACCCTATCTCCCTCATTTTTCACAAAAGAAATTTCCCTCCCATTAAGCACTGACCACTCACGGATAGCTGCCCTAAAGTCATCAAGTGTGTTGAATTCCATACCCCACTTGAATATAAAGTCTTTGTTTAGATGCTCTTTCCTAAACCTAGCATACTTGGGCCTTTCTTCATCACAAGAATCATCTGGGTCAGAACTATTCAACTCATCACTATAGTATACATCATCTGAATCCATACTCTTATTGGGCTCCTCCATACTGTTATTCGGCTCCTCCCTAATAGGCTTAGTAACATCTATTCCTTCAAAACCATCAAAGTAAGCAGTAGCTCTTTCATCTTCACTGTCATCTAACCCCTCTACCTTCTCCTCATCTAACCCATCAATTCCATTATCAGGGGGGTggtcatcatcattcacacatttagGTTCCCTATCAGCAGGGTCCATGTTCCCAGTACTATGTTCAACATACAAATCTCCTTTCACATTCATTGCACTAAAGTATAGAGCAAAATCATCAACAGCATCATCATCTTTCCTAATCAGAAAAAAACCATCTTGAATTTCTAAAACTTTTGTCCATACCCTAACACAATCAGCCTTATACCCTAACCTACTCAACAACTTCTCAATGTTATCCATGTTCCAATTTGAAACATGTATCCCATTAACTGTCGTATCCGTACCCCCTCTGTATATAATTTCTTCTTCAAAAACCCTGTAAAATTCACCCCCATGGTGGAGTGTAACACTAAAGTGTTGTGAATCCTGTCAATATATTATACCCACATGTCAAAGATTGTTGATTTCAAAATTTTACCCTACGACATTGATGAACTTCAAATTTTTACTAACCTCGGACTTTGGACACTTCACTGAGCTCGTCTTCACTGAGCTGGATCGCTTCTTCGTATTCGCTGAGGTTgtcttcatcttcgtcttcactgcGGTCGTCTTTCTCGTTTGCTTCGTTCCCTGCattcttcttcttcgtcttcgTCTTCCCCTGGAAATTTCGTCTTCGTCTTCCCTGCTATGTTCAGAACCCTAATTTTCTAAGGGGGTATTTGAAATTAAAAAGTGTAAAATGACACATAATCActttaacaaaattaaaaatatgccAGGTGTAGGACCTCTTATTAGATTCCATGCCACCTGGATATTAGGGGGTTCTATGAAGGAATCTACATAACATAAGGGGGGgtttacaaaaaatatttttacagGGGGGTAATCATAAACTCGCTAACATTACAGGGGGGAAAAGTGTATTTAACCCtataatttataagtaattaatattatttgtaaatttttggaaaaaaaattaatttatatacgtataaagatatgatagacaatatttttaaagataaagataaagatataaagataataaacagaaaatatttttatttaaataatagacaagacaaatattacaaagatatgattaatcacatatgatgcggtccctggtacgatccgcacgggggaggtctagttactcgcctagacggttcacgtggtggtggtgcttccctattaccaccccttgccctaacgcgcccccttgccgcttgccgttgtggttgggtcgaagtcccttcagtgctgtaggaaagacgggtcccctctgcgccctcgaagctttgtctcggtgggacaaactgactactgctgggtgcgccctcgaattgtggtctttggtagtttagggttgaatcgggttggccaaagtgcaatgtttgttgtggtgtgtagtagtcctgttggtagtcctcttgtatacccatgtcggggctaggtggaggactggaagagctcgggaaattgtcgtgatggaagtgttgggattggtggaagtggggggattgatattgtggtaggtgttgggactgttgatggtggtgggaatgttgagtttgttgttggtagtcttcatggtattgggattgagtatgtggtatgtattgttgatttggttggggggtggacatgtgttgtggtggttgttgttggtaatatggtggtggtggttgttgttggtaataaggtggtggtggttgttgttggtaaaatggttgtggtggttgttgttggtaataaggtggtggttgttgttattgggaatactgtggtggttgttgttgttgggaatactgtggtggttgttgttgttggaaatatggctgttgcatccggggatcgtccaaatagaacgggtcagacacaataatttctggattggtatttgctctataccaatccacatattcccttgtcggcttcatttcgttgggcgccaccggaaattgtagaacatagtgggcacggtctttccacattttacgaaactccttagcaaattccttccaattttgggcataccactggtggctgactttttttagatgccaaggttccatagacattggggggcctgggatttcttgatgcattccgaattgaagcttgacacggtcactttggtgcatctccacagtggtgaaccgcattatggccgtttttgctgtccaaacagctgcatcttcggggttgggttgatgttccaatcccaaatatgacctccaaataaactgcaaagaaaaaagtaaatatgttatttatcgagaatgcatgatattaataaatcagttagaagctgagtgatttagtggtaatacatcttgtgctcggagacgatccaagagttgacgataaaatataattttatttttgggggtaagactgtaatccagtccggttgtaatgaacctaaacaaaaaaagataaataatattagttacaaatatttatagaataaatatacaaaatgaaataagatcataaatttacctagttgcgtaggggaaggagtagtcattaggattttctggggctagcctcggcaatctccaccacccccatgtttggagcaaaaaagcacatccagaaaatgtacagtgctcattttgtgcatttttacacaaagagatatataggaatgctaatactgcagaaccccaactatatgtgcttattctatcaatgtccccgagcaaactcaagtacataaagtttatgctatttcccgtcccttcgggaaatagcaagttcccaaacaatagcataatgtaaacccgggtttttatgactttttcttgttcggaggattcctcagtcaaagttatggagtcgtggtacaattgtaggctagataatttaataccctgaccccttgctttggcagacccctcaccctcgaccagatctacccccaacatttgaacacatatttggttaggctgttgaacatttccggtcacaggcttaccatctattctaagacctaaaagcatgtacacatcctctaatgtgacggtacattcaccagttggtaggtgaaaagtgtgtgtctcaggtctccaacgttcacacagagccaaaatgaatttggcatcaatggtggcatttacgacatgcataacatgaccaaaacccgcacgctctatgtaaggtacgcaccatgggtctggataaggcattgggtgtgaacgttgacgaaatttcttgggatcctttaaaaacaaacaatataaacaatcattatattggacttttaaaaaactaattacaaacatacgaaagaggcaatgttgaagaaaaacttacgaatgaggcaatgtttgccctagttcctctgtgttcttggcccatggtaagaagagacatgactgcaatgcaggaagaagcttggtggatgagaagtttcgcccgagttctctgaataaaagtgttagtggttgatgaaaacttgcaagaatgaccctctatttatactcgttttcaagtagactgaatatgcaaaaatgtgacaagtgtaaggcatgcgtggtagtgttggcatgcattggtggaatctgatgatgcaaaaatgtgacaagtgtgaggcatgcgtgggaatcttgcagaataggtgcagactaggtggtagtgttggcatgcattggtgcagactaggtgggagttgtcttgtcttggggaagacttggtggaatctgatgatgcaaaaatgtgacaagtgtgaggcatgcgtgggaatcttgcagaataggtgcagactaggtggtagtgttggcatgcattggtgcagactaggtgggagttgtcttgtcttggggaagacttggtggaatctgatgatgcaaaaatgtgacaagtgtgaggcatgcgtgggaatcttatttaaaataaataattaagcttaaataagattgaatattattttaaacacataatcactacgccaaaaaggtcTTGTTTGAGGTAGTTTAGTATTGGAAGTGTGATATtcagacttggtggtgaagacttgatggggaacaggcatgcgtgggaatctctgagactaagttcaggctaggtggataggttggcatgcattagtacagactaggtgggagtgttgcattcaagggtgtgacacgtgtaaggcatgcgtgggaatctgccagacttggtggtgaagacttgatggggaacaggcatgcatgggaatctctgagactaagttcaggctaggtggataggttggcatgcattagtacagactaggtgggagtgttgcattcaagggtgtgacacgtgtaaggcatgcgtgggaatctgccagacttggtggtgaagacttgatggggaacaggcatgcatgggaatctctgagactaagttcaggctaggtggataggttggcatgcattagtacagactaggtgggagtgttgcattcaagggtgtgacacgtgtaaggcatgcgtgggaatctgccagacttggtggtgaagacttgatggggaacaagcatgcatgggaatctctgagactaagttcaggctaggtggataggttggcatgcattagtacagactaggtgggagtgttgcattcaagggtgtgacacgtgtaaggcatgcgtgggaatctgccagacttggtggtgaagacttgatggaTAGGCAGTAAGATTCTtgcagtataaatattcacacacattttcgcaaaggtattcacaatatcttcacagcactcttcacaaaaccttgacaatatcttcacaaaaccttcacaaaaccttcacagAACCTTCACAAAAtatggcatcttcatcacaatacaaaatcaaagctcacgtcaatggtgagacttatgaatgtgatatgtctggcttcctatttagaaacaccgaatgcactcgtttttgtctaaatagaggagctgacttctcttatctgaagaggaagattgagtccaaactaagacaacccgtgtcccaaattttttatcaacaaccttttttttcagaaaacaactctgtcaagttttataagtcattgattcaaaatgacatggagacacaatacatgcttcgtaaccatgagtactctggttacgaatacatagtgttgtacattgtgttggaacaacctcaaccaactcagaatattcaatcacaggttattgatcctgtgattgatgacgaacaagatgctgagcaccacgttgaagacgatgtggttgatgatgctgaagacgtggttgatgacttggtgaaccgtcattctgaagacgaagaccaagctcaaatacctatagcgcaacgctactcacctcctgcgcacttcacaacacttaacttgggcgaggatgagccctcatcagatatgttctacaacccatatatgaggtctgatgaggacttaaagaagggtgaccaatttcggaccaaggaagagtgtctgttagcaataaagaactggcacttgaaaaattgtgttgactacgatgttatcaaatcaaatccggaaagatacgttattgttgaaggtgagaaaaacaagaaaggggggtttgaattgtttgaaaaataagcgcttttccaaaatgaaaatcacacaatgattttatactggttcgcttataacacaaagctactccagtccacccggccaaggtgatttcgccttcaacaaggacttaatccactaatcttgaaagattacaaacaacacctaagagagaagaaaaactcttagtcttctcaagtctacagactacacaaagtcacttgaggaaatcaaacaaataaaatatacaagatatgtaatctagagtgcttctaagaaagcaagtattacagacttaagaacagatttttcacttaataagcaaaagcttagtgaaattctttgagagcaaagatgattttcttgagcgtgaaataattcagtatagttttggctagttgatttcttgttactgaatgttgattgcatctctatttatatatgagttggagtagagttgaatctggtggatattaaactgagtttactccatcacttaaatagcttctgcagtttaacttttcatctttgaagtgactacttaccacaagtagtatcttctctcttggaagtggagattaacgtctctttctctgtttaggaaatctatttgaaaaactttacttgacttgaacgttacttcttcatgattagcaaatccataatcagagtatttgtgtttctggagaatcttggaatcttgcttctgatgttgatctcttgagagttcagatggcgctgataacgtttctccagaatcagagcttctagactttactttatgttcagatgcttctgatactttgcagttttgtccagagtcagactttctagactttcttgaacgtgcTTCCACTTTAGATTGCTCCTAATACTCtagaatttgtatctgatcttgttgtacatctgatgacatcatcagattcatttcttctttctttagaaccctgcacacttagaaacttttcgttagggtgccatttttggtttcatcctttgttatcatcaaaatcaaggaatctgttgtagaacaatttttgttcttacaatctccccctttttgatgatgacaaaacaacttaaaatagcagatgaaacatgaataaaataagatcagatagacaaaagctccccctgagttagtgctagggagttcagaagttcttaccagagctttccaagtaaagagatttctgaaaactttctgcaatttcttaaatttaatgttagagctatttaatcagagttatttttatcagagctatttctacaattgttgcagagtgcataaggtttttagacaattttcatcagagctatttaatgatttctccccctttttgtcagaatcaaaaagacattgtaaaaaaaaaaaattgaattaaagagaaaaacatttcattaaaaatagaaacacaaaacatcagattcaaaaAGATCAAGAACAAAACATTAGATCCAAcaagaagacagaagcaaaaacaacaaaataGCAAGCAAAGAcataaaatcctaagtgcctaagggttctgaggcaatttctgcaagatcatggcaagcatcttctggatgttctcattgacggtatcttgcttgtccattctgtctcggaggatg includes these proteins:
- the LOC127122328 gene encoding uncharacterized protein LOC127122328, whose product is MKTTSANTKKRSSSVKTSSVKCPKSEDSQHFSVTLHHGGEFYRVFEEEIIYRGGTDTTVNGIHVSNWNMDNIEKLLSRLGYKADCVRVWTKVLEIQDGFFLIRKDDDAVDDFALYFSAMNVKGDLYVEHSTGNMDPADREPKCVNDDDHPPDNGIDGLDEEKVEGLDDSEDERATAYFDGFEGIDVTKPIREEPNNSMEEPNKSMDSDDVYYSDELNSSDPDDSCDEERPKYARFRKEHLNKDFIFKWGMEFNTLDDFRAAIREWSVLNGREISFVKNEGDRVRVVCKHKCGFLVLCSKVGHKETFAIKTLVHKHTCARVLNNKSASSKWVAKHVVKRMQTSDTVRIRDIIQDMRQTYSVGITVAKAWRAKLIAKKIIEGDADNQYASIWRYAEELRRVNHGNTVKINVERPSPSIQPRFGSFYFCFDGCKKGFIHGCRPFVGVDGCHLKTKYGGQLLIVVGRDANDQYFPLAFGVVENETKESWRWFIQLLMEDIGQDRRYVFISDQQKGLVAVFEELSDTIEHRLCLRHLYANFKKRFGGGALIRDLMMGAAKATYYQAWVQKMNELKNADPNAWTWLMAVPTKSWCKHAFSFYPKCDTLMNNISESFNTTILAARDKPILTMCEWIRKYLMNRLSTSASKLENWPHKVMSIPRRRLDNEVFNSGHWLPTWSIAETFQVTHSYNTHEFIVGIAKRSCSCNFWELVGIPCRHAVAALSYRKQNPDEFVDACYTREKFALCYGFSVSPINGQDMWPEVEMEPPLPPAYKNGPGRPKKIRIRESGEDGARKRRSGVAYKCTKCDNFGHNAMTCKATTQDPNALKRKRKPKKGHVPTATDMPTANDMPTASDMPAPTATDMTVPTNVPVPTDPHLQLICLFQLL